From uncultured Roseateles sp., the proteins below share one genomic window:
- the prfA gene encoding peptide chain release factor 1, translated as MKDSLRQQFERLGHRLVELDANLSDGSAAADMKRYRALTREQSEVSGLVGRFRQYEQRERDLRAARDMQDDPEMAEMAREEIAEAEADIARLHAELQTALLPKDPDDERNAFLEIRAGAGGDESALFAGDVARMYLRYAERCGWKTEIMSESPSDLGGYKELVVRVEGDHAYGRLKFESGGHRVQRVPVTESQGRIHTSACTVAVMAEGDEAEDVQLNPAELRIDTFRASGAGGQHVNKTDSAIRITHLPTGLVAECQDDRSQHRNKAKALAVLAARLRDKDRNERAAKEAAERKSLIGTGDRSDRIRTYNFPQGRLTDHRINLTLYKLGAIMDGDLGDVFQALQAAQAAEQLALLEGKS; from the coding sequence ATGAAAGACTCCCTCCGCCAACAATTCGAACGCCTGGGCCACCGCCTGGTCGAGCTCGATGCCAATCTGAGTGACGGCTCGGCGGCCGCCGACATGAAGCGCTACCGCGCGCTGACCCGTGAGCAGTCTGAAGTCTCGGGCCTGGTCGGGCGCTTCCGCCAGTACGAGCAGCGCGAGCGCGATCTGCGCGCCGCCCGCGACATGCAGGACGACCCGGAGATGGCCGAGATGGCCCGCGAAGAAATCGCCGAGGCCGAAGCCGACATCGCCCGCCTGCATGCCGAGCTGCAGACCGCGCTGCTGCCCAAGGACCCGGACGACGAGCGCAATGCCTTTCTGGAAATCCGCGCCGGTGCCGGCGGCGACGAGTCGGCGCTGTTTGCCGGCGATGTGGCCCGCATGTATCTGCGCTATGCCGAGCGCTGCGGCTGGAAGACCGAGATCATGTCCGAGAGCCCGTCCGACCTGGGTGGCTACAAGGAGCTGGTGGTGCGGGTCGAGGGCGACCATGCCTATGGCCGGCTGAAGTTCGAGTCCGGCGGCCACCGCGTGCAGCGGGTGCCGGTGACCGAGAGCCAGGGCCGCATCCACACCAGCGCCTGCACGGTGGCGGTGATGGCCGAGGGCGACGAGGCCGAGGACGTGCAGCTGAACCCGGCCGAGCTGCGCATAGACACCTTCCGCGCCAGCGGCGCCGGCGGCCAGCACGTCAACAAGACCGACAGCGCGATCCGCATCACCCACCTGCCCACCGGCCTGGTGGCCGAATGCCAGGACGACCGCAGCCAGCACCGCAACAAGGCCAAGGCCCTGGCCGTGCTGGCCGCCCGCCTGCGCGACAAGGACCGCAACGAACGCGCCGCCAAGGAGGCCGCCGAGCGCAAGAGCCTGATCGGCACCGGCGACCGCAGCGACCGCATACGCACCTACAACTTCCCCCAGGGGCGGCTGACCGACCACCGCATCAATCTGACCCTGTACAAGCTCGGCGCCATCATGGACGGCGACCTCGGCGACGTGTTCCAGGCCCTGCAGGCCGCCCAGGCGGCCGAGCAGCTGGCCCTGCTGGAAGGCAAGTCCTGA
- the prmC gene encoding peptide chain release factor N(5)-glutamine methyltransferase, translating into MFATIAEAQAWARSQGVDRLDAQLLLARMFDVERAWLVTHDDQILSEAQRQTFAHQVSERTQDVPLAYLLGEKEFHGLRLQVGPAVLVPRPDTETLVNWALEILQTLPAEPAPQVVDLGTGSGAIALAVKHGAPHIEMQMADLSPEALAVASGNARHLGLDVAAHLGSWWQALPAGQVFDLVLSNPPYIAGGDPHLPALRHEPTLALTPGGDGLSSLQAIVDGAPQRMRPGAWLLLEHGYDQAVPVAAMLARAGFEAIANRRDLGDQPRVTGGRRPS; encoded by the coding sequence ATGTTCGCCACCATCGCCGAGGCTCAGGCCTGGGCGCGCAGCCAGGGCGTGGACCGGCTGGACGCCCAGCTGCTGCTGGCGAGGATGTTCGACGTCGAACGCGCCTGGCTGGTGACCCACGACGATCAGATCCTCAGCGAAGCCCAACGCCAGACCTTTGCCCACCAAGTCAGTGAGCGCACACAGGACGTGCCGCTGGCCTATCTGCTGGGCGAGAAGGAATTCCATGGCCTGCGCCTGCAGGTCGGCCCGGCCGTGCTGGTGCCCCGGCCCGACACCGAGACGCTGGTGAACTGGGCGCTGGAAATCCTGCAGACCCTACCCGCCGAGCCGGCGCCGCAGGTCGTCGACCTGGGCACCGGCAGCGGCGCGATCGCGCTGGCCGTCAAGCACGGCGCACCCCATATCGAGATGCAGATGGCCGATCTGAGCCCGGAGGCACTGGCCGTGGCCAGCGGCAACGCCCGGCATCTGGGCCTGGACGTGGCCGCCCATCTGGGCAGCTGGTGGCAGGCGCTGCCGGCCGGCCAGGTGTTCGACCTGGTGCTCAGCAACCCGCCCTATATCGCCGGCGGCGACCCCCATCTGCCGGCGCTGCGTCATGAGCCGACGCTGGCGCTGACGCCCGGCGGCGACGGTTTGTCGTCGTTGCAGGCCATCGTGGATGGCGCGCCTCAACGCATGCGCCCTGGCGCCTGGCTGCTGCTGGAGCATGGCTACGACCAGGCGGTGCCGGTGGCGGCGATGCTGGCCCGCGCCGGCTTCGAGGCCATCGCCAACCGCCGCGACCTGGGCGACCAGCCCCGCGTCACCGGCGGTCGTCGGCCAAGCTGA
- a CDS encoding ABC transporter substrate-binding protein → MPRFPARRTWLAAALAGALTLAGTHTQAQTTPLKFQLDWRFEGPAALFLLPVAKGYFKDAKLDVSVDAGNGSGGAVTRVASGSYDIGFADMAALMEFHANNPDAPNKPVAVMMVYNNTPAAVLAMKKSGITTVAALSGKKLGAPVFDAGRRGFAIFAKANSLGPVTWTSMDPPLRETMLMRGDVDAITGFSFTSLLNLEARGVKAEDVVVFPYADHGVKLYGNAIIASPRLIKEKPELIKAFLLAFTRGAKEVMANPDAAIAFVKERDGIINEALEKRRLRLAIDGVIASADARSEGFGQVMAPRLALMASQISDAYGTKTRVNADAVWNGGFLPTKAELNILPAKR, encoded by the coding sequence ATGCCCCGCTTCCCCGCCCGCCGCACCTGGCTGGCCGCCGCCCTCGCTGGCGCTTTGACCCTGGCCGGCACCCACACCCAGGCCCAGACCACCCCGCTCAAATTCCAGCTCGACTGGCGCTTCGAAGGCCCGGCGGCGCTGTTCCTGCTGCCGGTTGCCAAGGGCTATTTCAAGGACGCCAAGCTCGATGTCAGCGTGGACGCCGGCAATGGCTCGGGCGGCGCCGTCACCCGCGTAGCCTCGGGCTCCTATGACATCGGCTTTGCCGACATGGCCGCGCTGATGGAGTTCCACGCCAACAACCCCGACGCACCGAACAAGCCGGTGGCGGTGATGATGGTCTACAACAACACGCCGGCCGCGGTGCTGGCGATGAAGAAGTCCGGCATCACCACAGTCGCTGCCCTGAGCGGCAAGAAGCTGGGTGCCCCGGTGTTCGACGCCGGCCGGCGCGGCTTTGCGATCTTCGCCAAGGCCAACAGCCTGGGCCCCGTGACCTGGACCAGCATGGACCCGCCGCTGCGCGAAACCATGCTGATGCGCGGCGATGTGGACGCCATCACCGGCTTCTCGTTCACCTCGCTGCTGAATCTGGAGGCGCGTGGCGTCAAGGCCGAGGACGTGGTCGTGTTTCCCTATGCCGACCACGGCGTCAAGCTCTACGGCAACGCCATCATCGCCAGCCCCAGGCTGATCAAGGAGAAGCCGGAGCTGATCAAGGCCTTTCTGCTCGCCTTCACCCGCGGCGCCAAGGAGGTGATGGCGAATCCGGACGCGGCCATCGCCTTCGTGAAGGAGCGCGACGGCATCATCAACGAGGCGCTGGAGAAGCGCCGCCTGCGCCTGGCCATCGATGGTGTGATCGCCAGCGCCGACGCGCGCAGCGAGGGCTTCGGCCAGGTCATGGCCCCGCGCCTGGCACTGATGGCCAGCCAGATCTCCGACGCCTACGGCACCAAGACGCGGGTCAACGCCGATGCGGTGTGGAACGGCGGCTTTCTGCCCACCAAGGCCGAGCTGAACATCCTGCCGGCCAAGCGCTGA
- a CDS encoding ABC transporter ATP-binding protein translates to MDRPFVDFRGVWLAYNEALLAQGRFAVEDVSLQLQRGEFVAIVGPSGCGKSTFMKLATGLKHPSRGEIFVNGQAVTGPLKISGMAFQAPSLLPWRTTLANVLLPLEIVEPFRSQLTTRRAEFEARARALLASVGLAGYEDKFPWQLSGGMQQRASICRALIHEPQLLLLDEPFGALDAFTREELWCTLRDLQAAKQFNVILVTHDLRESVFLADTVHVMSRSPGRLLHARKIDLPRPRDLEVTYTPAFTEIVHELRGHIGALRSPGKGSEVAQ, encoded by the coding sequence ATGGACCGGCCGTTTGTCGATTTCCGCGGCGTCTGGCTGGCCTATAACGAGGCCTTGCTGGCCCAGGGCCGGTTCGCCGTCGAGGACGTTTCGCTGCAGCTGCAGCGCGGCGAGTTCGTCGCCATCGTCGGCCCTTCCGGCTGCGGCAAGTCCACCTTCATGAAGCTGGCGACCGGGCTGAAGCACCCCAGCCGCGGCGAGATCTTCGTCAATGGCCAAGCGGTCACCGGCCCCTTGAAGATCAGCGGCATGGCCTTCCAGGCGCCCTCGCTCCTGCCCTGGCGCACGACCCTGGCCAATGTGCTGCTGCCGCTGGAGATCGTCGAGCCCTTCCGCTCGCAGCTGACAACCCGGCGCGCCGAGTTCGAGGCCCGTGCCCGCGCACTGCTGGCCAGCGTAGGCCTGGCCGGTTATGAAGACAAATTCCCCTGGCAGCTGTCGGGCGGCATGCAGCAGCGCGCCAGCATCTGCCGGGCGCTGATACACGAGCCGCAGCTGCTGCTGCTCGACGAGCCCTTCGGCGCGCTCGATGCCTTCACCCGCGAGGAGCTGTGGTGCACCCTGCGCGATCTGCAGGCGGCCAAGCAGTTCAACGTGATCCTGGTCACCCACGATCTGCGCGAGAGCGTGTTCCTGGCCGACACCGTGCACGTGATGAGCCGCAGCCCCGGCCGGCTGCTGCATGCCCGCAAGATAGACCTGCCCCGCCCGCGCGACCTGGAGGTGACCTACACGCCGGCCTTCACCGAGATCGTGCACGAGCTGCGCGGCCATATCGGCGCTCTCAGAAGTCCGGGCAAAGGCAGCGAGGTAGCGCAATGA
- a CDS encoding ABC transporter permease — MIKAPFVQRHAPWLLLALILLFWQGVCSVFQVSDFIFPSPWRIAQALVEFHTAILGHAWRTFWVTLLGFGIAIVVGVLLGFLMGSSQLAYRAMYPLMTGFNALPKAAFVPILVVWFGIGAGPAVLTAFLISFFPIMVNIATGLATLEPELEDVLRVLGASRWDVLTKIGLPRSMPYFFAALKVSITLAFVGTTVSEMTAANEGIGYLLISAGASMQMGLAFAGLVVVGAMAMLMYELFAVLERRLTGWAHRGSDNH; from the coding sequence ATGATCAAGGCCCCGTTCGTGCAACGCCATGCCCCCTGGCTGCTGCTGGCCCTGATCCTGCTGTTCTGGCAGGGCGTGTGCAGCGTGTTCCAGGTCTCGGACTTCATCTTCCCCAGCCCCTGGCGCATCGCCCAGGCCCTGGTCGAGTTCCACACCGCCATCCTGGGCCATGCCTGGCGCACCTTCTGGGTGACCTTGCTGGGCTTCGGCATTGCCATCGTTGTCGGTGTGCTCCTGGGCTTTCTGATGGGCAGCTCGCAGCTGGCCTACCGAGCGATGTACCCGCTGATGACGGGCTTCAATGCGCTGCCCAAAGCGGCCTTCGTGCCCATCCTCGTGGTCTGGTTCGGCATAGGCGCCGGGCCGGCGGTGCTGACGGCCTTTCTGATCAGCTTCTTCCCCATCATGGTCAATATCGCCACCGGCCTGGCCACGCTGGAGCCTGAGCTGGAAGACGTGCTGCGTGTGCTCGGCGCCAGCCGCTGGGACGTGCTGACCAAGATCGGCCTGCCCCGCTCCATGCCCTATTTCTTCGCCGCGCTGAAGGTCTCCATCACTCTGGCCTTCGTCGGCACCACGGTGTCCGAGATGACGGCCGCCAACGAGGGCATCGGCTACCTGCTGATCTCGGCCGGCGCCTCGATGCAGATGGGCCTGGCCTTTGCCGGCCTGGTCGTCGTCGGTGCGATGGCGATGCTGATGTACGAGCTGTTCGCCGTGCTGGAGCGCCGCCTCACCGGCTGGGCCCACCGTGGCAGCGACAACCACTGA
- a CDS encoding porin — protein MLKHTRLALAAALLCCGAVQAQTTVNLYGLVDMSAGSTKNPGGAAVNGAESGKMSTSYFGLSGTENLGDGLSAFFTLDSFLRADVGNSGRFNGDGFWARNAFVGLGSKDFGSVKLGRNTTPLFVTTLVYNAFGDSFGYSPSIRQYFTSGTVSGDSGWSDSVLYNSPKFGGFGFGLIVAAGEGAGGRNWGANAGYSEGAFSVSAVFQKVAKDGSAAVAMDDTKTWQLAAAYDLGVAKLFGQFGKVDNLTTKRDYRLTSLGAAVPMGGGKWLAQYGLISPSVGAKRKTFSFGYDYLMSKRTDLYAVYMSDKIDGMSGGASYSLGIRHRF, from the coding sequence ATGTTGAAGCACACCCGACTCGCCCTTGCCGCCGCCCTGCTGTGCTGCGGCGCCGTCCAGGCCCAGACCACCGTCAATCTGTACGGCCTGGTGGACATGAGCGCCGGCTCGACCAAGAACCCGGGCGGCGCGGCCGTCAATGGCGCCGAGAGCGGCAAGATGAGCACCAGCTACTTCGGCCTGTCCGGCACCGAGAACCTGGGCGACGGCCTCAGCGCCTTCTTCACCTTGGACTCCTTCCTGCGCGCCGACGTCGGCAACTCAGGCCGTTTCAATGGCGACGGCTTCTGGGCCCGCAACGCCTTCGTCGGTCTGGGCAGCAAGGACTTCGGCAGCGTCAAGCTCGGCCGCAACACCACGCCGCTGTTCGTCACCACCCTGGTCTACAACGCCTTCGGCGATTCGTTCGGTTATTCGCCCAGCATCCGCCAGTACTTCACCAGCGGCACCGTCAGTGGTGACTCGGGCTGGAGCGATTCGGTGCTCTACAACAGCCCCAAGTTCGGTGGTTTCGGCTTCGGCCTGATCGTCGCCGCCGGCGAGGGTGCGGGCGGCCGCAACTGGGGCGCCAATGCCGGCTACTCCGAGGGCGCGTTCTCGGTCAGCGCGGTGTTCCAGAAGGTTGCCAAGGATGGCAGCGCCGCGGTGGCGATGGACGACACCAAGACCTGGCAACTTGCCGCGGCCTACGACCTCGGCGTGGCCAAGCTGTTCGGCCAGTTCGGCAAGGTGGACAACCTGACGACCAAGCGCGACTACCGCCTGACGTCGCTGGGCGCCGCCGTGCCCATGGGCGGTGGCAAGTGGCTGGCCCAGTACGGGCTGATCTCGCCCTCGGTGGGTGCCAAGCGCAAGACCTTCAGCTTTGGCTACGATTATCTGATGTCCAAGCGCACCGACCTCTATGCCGTCTACATGAGCGACAAGATTGACGGTATGTCAGGCGGTGCCAGCTACTCGCTGGGCATCCGTCACCGCTTCTGA
- a CDS encoding acyltransferase → MLGILPPFLLGVVSLTLLILNTLFWCALLFSFSLVKLLLPFQAVRVRMDPLLNRIATAWITCNSFWFGLIQRRPWQVEGVDGLRYEGWYLVNCNHQSWVDIFVLQRVLNRRIPMLKFFLKQQLIYVPVIGLAWWALDFPFMKRHSKAALRRNPELRLQDRETTRRACEKFALVPTSVMNFAEGTRFTAAKHRDQSSPYRHLLKPKAGAMALALGAMGDKFRSLIDVTIVYPGGTPSFWQFLCGRTAGVVVQVRQLPLPMEFSTGDYGGDPAFRSRFHQWLAQLWEQKDQQIADVLAATQKR, encoded by the coding sequence ATGCTCGGAATCCTGCCTCCCTTTCTGCTCGGCGTCGTTTCGCTGACCCTGCTGATACTCAACACCCTGTTCTGGTGTGCATTGCTGTTCAGCTTCTCGCTGGTCAAGCTGCTGCTGCCCTTTCAGGCGGTGCGGGTGCGGATGGACCCGCTGCTCAACCGTATCGCCACGGCCTGGATCACGTGCAACAGCTTCTGGTTCGGGCTGATCCAGCGGCGGCCCTGGCAGGTCGAGGGGGTGGATGGCCTGCGCTACGAGGGCTGGTATCTGGTGAACTGCAACCACCAGTCCTGGGTGGACATCTTCGTGCTGCAGCGGGTGCTGAACCGGCGCATACCGATGCTGAAGTTCTTCCTGAAGCAGCAGCTGATCTATGTGCCGGTGATTGGCCTGGCCTGGTGGGCGCTGGACTTTCCGTTCATGAAGCGGCATTCAAAGGCGGCGCTGCGGCGCAACCCGGAGCTGCGCCTGCAGGACCGCGAGACCACCAGGCGGGCCTGCGAGAAGTTCGCCCTGGTGCCCACCAGCGTGATGAACTTTGCCGAAGGCACCCGCTTCACCGCGGCCAAGCACCGCGACCAGTCCTCCCCCTACCGCCATCTGCTCAAGCCCAAGGCCGGTGCAATGGCGCTGGCGCTGGGCGCGATGGGCGACAAGTTCCGCTCGCTGATCGACGTGACCATCGTCTATCCGGGCGGCACGCCGAGCTTCTGGCAGTTCCTCTGCGGCCGGACCGCCGGCGTGGTGGTGCAGGTGCGCCAGCTGCCGCTGCCGATGGAGTTCAGCACCGGCGACTACGGCGGCGACCCGGCCTTCCGCAGCCGCTTCCACCAATGGCTGGCCCAGCTGTGGGAGCAGAAGGACCAGCAGATCGCCGACGTGCTGGCGGCAACTCAGAAGCGGTGA
- a CDS encoding SirB2 family protein, whose amino-acid sequence MDYAVIKTLHQTAVVLSVSGFFARGLGGLLGADWVGGRLAKTLPHLIDSLLLLSALWLAWTLRLTPASAPWLLAKVIGLVVYIGLGMVALKPGRPRAVRAAAWLAALGVVGWIASVAISKNPLGFLG is encoded by the coding sequence ATGGATTACGCCGTCATCAAGACCCTGCACCAGACGGCCGTGGTGCTGTCGGTCAGCGGATTTTTTGCCCGTGGCCTGGGCGGGCTGCTGGGTGCGGACTGGGTCGGCGGGCGGCTGGCCAAGACCCTGCCGCATCTGATCGATTCGCTGCTGCTGCTCTCCGCGCTCTGGCTGGCCTGGACGCTGAGGCTGACGCCGGCCAGCGCGCCCTGGCTGCTGGCCAAGGTCATCGGCCTGGTGGTCTACATCGGTCTGGGCATGGTGGCGCTCAAGCCGGGGCGTCCGCGCGCCGTTCGCGCCGCGGCCTGGCTGGCTGCGCTGGGTGTCGTTGGCTGGATCGCCTCGGTGGCGATCAGCAAGAATCCATTGGGCTTTCTCGGCTGA
- a CDS encoding NnrS family protein codes for MSSFIKLEEPARATPAPAGFVPTPALWQMGFRPFYLLASGFAALSIALWALQFSGWLGRPYLQGPLWHAHEMLFGFTLAVVVGFLLTAGRNWSNRPTLSGAPLAALALLWLAGRVLVLTPFGWAAALVSAAFPLCAAIALAIPFIASRNRRNYFFVGLLLLMAAAQLGVHLAQLGVLKLPGWVGIQVALDAVLFIMAVMGGRVIPMFTNNGVPGAQAVRQPRLEPVALGAVLALLAADLLQLQGPLLALLLGSCAAVHLARWALWQPWKTLRVPIVWVLHAAYLWIPVHLLLRAGSALGWISPSVAVHALTVGAIGGLVIGMMTRTARGHTGLPLQAGRAEIACYLLVLLAAGVRVFLPLAAPALTVGAVLLSALLWSAGFGLYFVRYWPILTRPRVDGKPG; via the coding sequence ATGAGCAGCTTCATCAAGCTCGAGGAGCCGGCCCGTGCGACTCCAGCACCCGCTGGCTTCGTGCCGACGCCTGCCCTGTGGCAGATGGGCTTCCGGCCCTTCTATCTGCTGGCCAGCGGTTTTGCCGCGCTGTCGATCGCGCTGTGGGCGCTGCAGTTCAGCGGCTGGCTGGGCCGGCCCTATCTGCAGGGGCCGCTGTGGCACGCCCATGAGATGCTGTTCGGCTTCACGCTGGCCGTGGTGGTCGGCTTTCTGCTCACCGCCGGCCGCAACTGGTCGAACCGGCCGACCCTCAGCGGTGCTCCGCTGGCCGCGCTGGCTCTGCTCTGGCTGGCGGGGCGAGTGCTGGTGCTGACGCCGTTCGGCTGGGCGGCGGCGCTGGTCAGTGCCGCCTTTCCGCTCTGCGCGGCGATCGCGCTGGCCATTCCCTTCATCGCCTCGCGCAACCGCCGCAACTACTTCTTTGTCGGCCTGTTGCTGCTGATGGCCGCGGCGCAGCTGGGCGTGCATCTGGCGCAGCTGGGGGTGCTGAAGCTGCCCGGCTGGGTCGGCATCCAGGTGGCGCTCGATGCGGTGCTGTTCATCATGGCGGTGATGGGCGGCCGGGTGATTCCGATGTTCACCAACAACGGCGTGCCCGGCGCCCAGGCGGTGCGCCAGCCCCGGCTGGAGCCGGTGGCGCTGGGCGCGGTGCTGGCGCTGCTGGCGGCCGACCTGCTGCAGCTGCAAGGGCCGCTGCTGGCGCTGCTGCTGGGGAGTTGCGCTGCCGTGCACCTGGCCCGCTGGGCGCTGTGGCAGCCGTGGAAGACGCTGCGCGTGCCCATCGTCTGGGTGCTGCACGCGGCCTATCTGTGGATTCCGGTGCACCTGCTGCTGCGCGCCGGCAGCGCCCTGGGCTGGATCAGCCCCTCGGTCGCCGTGCACGCGCTGACGGTCGGTGCCATCGGCGGCCTGGTGATCGGCATGATGACGCGCACCGCGCGCGGCCACACCGGCTTGCCGCTGCAGGCCGGCCGCGCCGAGATCGCCTGCTATCTGCTGGTGCTGCTGGCCGCTGGTGTGCGTGTATTCCTGCCGCTGGCCGCGCCGGCGCTGACCGTCGGTGCGGTGCTGCTCTCGGCCCTGCTGTGGTCGGCCGGCTTCGGCCTGTACTTCGTTCGCTATTGGCCGATACTGACGCGGCCGCGCGTGGACGGCAAACCGGGCTGA
- a CDS encoding metal-sulfur cluster assembly factor — MNPDPGAGATPSPEPYPYSGPEALRQPILQALTRVVDPEVSLSIVDVGLIYGVTIADGRLHLLLTMTSAACPVTDLIIEEVETELDRVVPAELQIQVELTWEPPWHTDRMSERAKRFMQW; from the coding sequence ATGAACCCCGACCCGGGCGCCGGCGCAACGCCCAGCCCCGAACCCTATCCCTACAGCGGGCCCGAGGCGCTGCGTCAGCCGATACTGCAGGCATTGACCCGGGTCGTCGATCCCGAGGTCTCGCTGAGCATCGTCGATGTCGGCCTGATCTACGGCGTGACCATTGCCGACGGACGCCTGCACCTGCTGTTGACAATGACCTCGGCCGCCTGCCCGGTCACCGACCTGATCATCGAAGAGGTCGAGACCGAGCTGGACCGCGTCGTGCCGGCCGAGCTGCAGATCCAGGTCGAGCTGACCTGGGAGCCGCCCTGGCACACCGACCGCATGAGCGAGCGCGCCAAGCGCTTCATGCAGTGGTAG
- a CDS encoding Rrf2 family transcriptional regulator: protein MKLTSFTDYSLRVLIYLAAEPGKRATIAEIAKAFQVSENHLIKVVHFLGKTGWLANVRGKGGGLALAKPPEQIVVGRVVRDTEGTAMPAECFGVDGGHCSISPICHLRDVLSEAVDAFYLVLDAYTLADLVRNRQALASVMFLKPAAAPAASRSDA from the coding sequence ATGAAACTCACCAGCTTCACCGATTACAGCCTGCGCGTGCTGATCTACCTTGCGGCCGAGCCCGGCAAGCGAGCCACCATCGCCGAAATCGCGAAGGCCTTCCAGGTCTCCGAGAACCACCTGATCAAGGTCGTGCACTTCCTGGGCAAGACCGGCTGGCTCGCCAATGTGCGCGGCAAGGGCGGGGGCCTGGCCCTGGCCAAGCCGCCGGAGCAGATAGTCGTCGGGCGCGTGGTGCGCGACACCGAGGGCACGGCCATGCCGGCCGAGTGCTTTGGCGTCGATGGCGGCCACTGCAGCATCTCGCCGATCTGCCATTTGCGAGACGTTCTGTCCGAGGCGGTGGACGCCTTCTACCTCGTGCTCGACGCCTACACCCTGGCCGATCTGGTGCGCAACCGCCAGGCCCTGGCCAGCGTGATGTTCCTCAAACCGGCGGCCGCCCCAGCCGCATCAAGGTCAGACGCATGA